From a single Syngnathus scovelli strain Florida chromosome 2, RoL_Ssco_1.2, whole genome shotgun sequence genomic region:
- the sap18 gene encoding histone deacetylase complex subunit SAP18 produces MALESRVTQEEIKKESEKPIDREKTCPLLLRVFTTNNGRHHRQDEFARGNVPSSELQIYTWMDATLRELTSLVKEVYPEARKKGTHFSFAIVFPDLRGKVYRFKEIGNTVSGKKCADDSMTLQSQRFQIGDYLDIAITPPNRAQPLGPRMRPF; encoded by the exons ATGGCACTTGAATCGCGTGTTACACAGGAAGAAATTAAAAAGGAATCCGAGAAGCCAATCGATAGAGAAAAG ACTTGTCCCCTTCTCCTGCGAGTTTTCACCACCAACAATGGCCGACACCACCGCCAAGATGAATTTGCCCGTGGCAATGTTCCCTCCAGTGAACTGCAGATATACACATG GATGGACGCTACACTGCGGGAGCTGACCAGCCTCGTGAAGGAAGTGTATCCAGAAGCCAGGAAAAAAGGAACCCATTTCAGCTTTGCCATCGTCTTCCCTGACCTCCGAGGGAAAGTGTATCG CTTTAAAGAAattggcaatacggtgtctggcAAGAAGTGTGCTGACGACTCCATGACGCTGCAGTCTCAGCGCTTCCAGATTGGAGACTATCTCGACATAGCCATTACGCCTCCCAATAGAGCCCAACCCCTTGGACCACGCATGAGGCCTTTTTGA
- the hpxb gene encoding hemopexin, translating into MKLFATLCLGLVLRLGASLPVADVTKEDGAVQLPNRCDGIEFDAITPDEKGNTIFFKGAHLWKGFHGPAQLSNEFFKELDDDHNIGHVDAAFRMHDPENHDDHDHIYFFLDDKVFSYYNQTLESGYPKSIQDDFPGVPSHLDAAVECPKGECVTDSVLFFKGHDVHVYDIATKAIKTKTWSNLPVCTSALRWLEHYYCFHGHNFTRFHPVSGEVNGTYPKDVRNYFTDCPGFGHGGNYKIPKCSEVKIDAITSDNQGKKYFFAGPIYMRLDSQRDGLHAFPIARTWKELANGVDAVFSHEDKHYMIKDDQVYIYKMDPHKTLIEGYPKSLKEELGIEGHVDAAFLCGEENTVSIIQGKKLYDIDLSVTPRKVTKDYLLPIFDIDAALCGSEGVYVFKGSSYYNYETAFTLGMARIAPVAKSITPDMMGCLE; encoded by the exons ATGAAGCTGTTCGCAACTCTCTGCTTGGGCCTCGTACTCCGCCTCGGTGCATCACT GCCAGTTGCAGATGTAACCAAAGAAG ATGGAGCTGTCCAACTGCCGAACAGATGTGATGGGATAGAATTTGATGCGATCACTCCAGATGAGAAAGGAAACACAATCTTCTTCAAAG GCGCCCACTTGTGGAAAGGCTTCCACGGCCCAGCTCAGCTCTCCAATGAGTTCTTCAAGGAACTTGATGATGATCATAACATTGGCCACGTTGACGCCGCCTTTCGCATGCACGATCCGGAGAACCACGATGACCACGATCACATCTATTTCTTCCTG GATGACAAGGTGTTTAGCTACTATAATCAAACTCTGGAGAGTGGCTATCCGAAGTCAATACAGGACGACTTCCCCGGAGTCCCCTCTCACCTGGATGCAGCTGTGGAGTGTCCAAAAGGAGAGTGTGTGACCGACTCGGTTCTCTTCTTCAAGG GTCACGACGTGCATGTTTATGACATCGCCACCAAAGCTATTAAAACAAAGACGTGGTCAAACTTGCCCGTGTGCACATCTGCTTTGCGCTGGCTGGAGCACTACTACTGCTTCCACGGTCACAACTTCACTAGATTCCACCCGGTCTCAGGTGAGGTGAACGGCACCTACCCAAAGGATGTCCGCAATTACTTCACGGACTGCCCCGGCTTTG GCCACGGAGGAAATTATAAAATCCCTAAATGCAGCGAAGTCAAAATAGACGCCATCACCTCGGACAACCaaggcaaaaaatattttttcgcaG GACCCATCTACATGCGTCTGGACAGTCAGCGTGATGGTCTTCACGCATTCCCCATAGCGAGGACGTGGAAGGAATTGGCCAATGGTGTGGATGCTGTCTTCTCGCACGAAGATAAACACTACATGATTAAG GACGATCAAGTGTACATCTATAAAATGGACCCGCACAAGACCCTCATCGAAGGTTACCCTAAATCCCTTAAGGAAGAGTTGGGCATCGAGGGCCATGTCGATGCTGCTTTTCTGTGCGGCGAAGAAAATACCGTTTCCATAATCCAAG gaaagaagCTTTACGACATTGATTTGTCGGTCACGCCAAGAAAGGTGACCAAAGACTACCTCCTGCCCATTTTTGACATTGACGCTGCATTATGCGGTTCAGAGGGAGTTTATGTGTTCAAAGGATCATCTTATTACAATTATGAGACTGCCTTCACCTTGGGTATGGCTAGAATAGCCCCTGTGGCTAAAAGTATAACCCCCGATATGATGGGATGCCTTGAGTAG
- the LOC125988762 gene encoding gap junction alpha-3 protein-like, whose protein sequence is MGDWSFLGRLLENAQEHSTVIGKVWLTVLFIFRILVLGAAAEEVWGDEQSDFTCNTQQPGCENVCYDEAFPISHMRFWVLQIIFVSTPTLIYLGHVLHIVRMEEKRREREDENRKLGRHPGDHDPLYHNGDGGWKKEKPPIRDEHGKIRIRGALLRTYIFNIIFKTLFEVGFILGQYFLYGFHLRPLYKCARWPCPNTVDCFISRPTEKTIFIIFMLAVACVSLVLNLLEIYHLGWKKVKQSVTNEFVADNESLLLGAVRAGDAKTLPEEVSPPALDCLPRYASVSVVGGSVAEGGADSPAEVISLSPDTATGSVKMDRSLFHPDDLLLQSLPGSIYGGVHRQLTEEKQNWRNMALEMQDANGKNSSGSYPPPSPRISSSSSQPEESSIPPPPESQHSTFPTLPCHARLYLLSLEEALASEEKATVSDDSTVVTKAEMHQPPDMQKSRRVGESSGARARPDDLAV, encoded by the exons ATGGGTGACTGGAGCTTTCTGGGGCGACTGTTGGAGAACGCTCAGGAACACTCCACCGTGATAGGAAAG GTTTGGCTGACCGTCCTCTTCATCTTCCGTATCTTGGTGTTGGGCGCGGCGGCCGAAGAAGTGTGGGGCGACGAGCAGTCCGACTTCACTTGCAACACGCAGCAGCCCGGTTGCGAGAATGTTTGCTACGACGAAGCCTTTCCCATCTCCCACATGCGCTTCTGGGTGCTGCAGATTATCTTTGTGTCCACGCCGACCCTAATCTACCTGGGACACGTGCTGCACATTGTACGCATGGAGGAGAAGAGGAGGGAGCGGGAAGACGAGAACAGGAAGTTAGGTCGGCACCCGGGGGACCACGACCCCCTCTACCACAACGGAGACGGCGGCTGGAAGAAGGAGAAGCCGCCGATCCGCGATGAGCACGGCAAAATCCGTATCCGCGGGGCCTTACTGAGGACCTACATCTTCAACATCATTTTCAAGACCCTGTTTGAGGTGGGCTTCATCCTGGGACAGTACTTCCTCTACGGCTTCCACTTGAGGCCGCTCTATAAATGCGCGCGCTGGCCCTGTCCCAACACAGTGGACTGCTTTATATCCAG GCCAACTGAAAAAACGATATTTATCATCTTCATGCTGGCGGTGGCTTGCGTTTCATTGGTCCTCAACCTGCTGGAGATCTACCACCTGGGCTGGAAGAAAGTCAAGCAAAGCGTCACGAATGAGTTTGTCGCCGACAACGAGTCCCTGCTGCTGGGCGCGGTACGAGCCGGAGACGCCAAGACTCTTCCCGAGGAGGTCAGTCCACCGGCGCTCGACTGTTTGCCGAGGTACGCCAGCGTGAGTGTGGTCGGGGGCAGCGTGGCCGAGGGGGGTGCCGACAGTCCCGCCGAGGTAATCTCCTTAAGTCCCGATACGGCAACCGGTTCTGTCAAGATGGACCGCAGCTTGTTCCACCCAGATGACCTCCTGTTACAGTCGCTGCCTGGTTCCATTTATGGAGGAGTCCACAGACAGCTGACAGAGGAGAAGCAGAACTGGAGGAACATGGCGTTGGAAATGCAGGACGCCAATGGAAAAAACTCCTCCGGCTCTTACCCTCCTCCCTCACCTCgaatctcctcctcctcctcccagccGGAGGAGTCGAGTATCCCCCCTCCGCCGGAGTCGCAACACTCCACTTTTCCCACACTCCCTTGCCACGCTCGTCTCTACCTCCTCTCGCTTGAGGAGGCTTTGGCAAGTGAGGAGAAAGCAACGGTGAGCGACGACTCCACCGTGGTTACCAAAGCGGAGATGCATCAGCCTCCTGATATGCAGAAGTCGAGACGGGTGGGCGAGAGCAGCGGCGCCAGGGCTCGGCCTGATGATTTGGCTGTGTAA